DNA from Thunnus thynnus chromosome 2, fThuThy2.1, whole genome shotgun sequence:
ATCAACACAAAGGCGACATGGTGGTCAAGCATATGATTGTTTTCTTGCCTACCtcagttacttttttttttgtcagcgctaaaaaaaatatcactcaGTGAGGGAGTTGAGATTGTCTGCAGCCTTGGCAGTTTGATTTGAGCTTTACTGTGAAACCATGATCTGATAACGCCTCATTTGCTGTCATTCCTCCACTGTATTAGTTCTCAGAAAGGACGGATTCAACTTGAATCACAAGATCATGGCTTCACAGAAgctggaaaaaggaaaagacacTGTGTATAGCACTAATATGGAGTAAAACCTAGTCACAGATGATCCAGAGTCTCTCAATAGGAGTTTCAGAGAAATTCATCTGtaattacataaaacaaaattaaactgcCTTACAATTATGTGCTTAAAGCCAATTGTTTTTGGCCCTTCGGTCTGACAGTTTGCATTTAAGCAGATGCTGGATAATGATGCAAATAATTTTTGATGGTGAAAACCTTTTTGTTTCATTccaaatgtttgcatttttttcatgtatattATGTTTGTGGTCACTGTCCTGTCTCTGATGAGAGTGGAATATCAGTGTTTATTCCATGTGGCGTATGCACCTTTATATAAATGTTAGGCATAGAAAATACATTATAGTTCCTATGTTATAAACACGTAGAAGAttcaccttttttgtttttgtctctcccTGTTTTACAGGATGTTATCTCTTAAGCCTTACACTCTTGCAGTACTTACCTACTCCCACATCAGACAGTGTAAATtgtatcactttttttttttttgccctcctaaaaaaaactgctgcatttacagcaccagtcaaaagtttgaacacaccttcccatttatttgaatgagaaagtgtgtccaaacttttaactggtactgtacatcatTTTATTGCACTGGCATCCGGCACCAAATAGAATCTCGTACAACTTCCTTTTTGCTGTGTGCAGTACGCATACGCACCAAGATATCCATTCAACTCTTTAATGCATCTATATTGTAGACATCTCTTTAAACTCCAAATGTGTACTAACTGTGATTCCCGCTGATGAACAACTGAAGTAACAACTCCTGCAACTTTAATAATGCTTTTCCTGCAGTCACATAAATATCTACAGCACTTATCCTCAGCAGTTCCAGTCAGGGATTGTAATAATAGCGTCTTGTAAGCAGGATCTGGAATAGTGACTGACGACATTCCTTTACAATTTATTTCCATCACcatttggaaatgttttattgtctgtgtGCTTTGTAAAATCATGAAGCACTTTTTTGGTTCCCGCTATGGCACTGTTAAGAAAGGGGATCCAACCAACGTTTCAACCCAAAgtttaattcacattttcttcagttgcAATGTAAAatcttctgttttctgtcttgaATTGTACAATCTTTTTATAAATGCTCACTTTTCTCACCCAACTTGTATAAATGAAGGTTGCACATAGTCACTGACACAGAGTCAGGGTTCTCTAAGAATGTGTTTTGATTGTAACacagctgtaaaatgtttttcGACCAGTGTTGTATAGGATGTCCATCGAGCATTCAACAGCTGACATACTGTTGGATTAAAAGGCACTCGAAATACTTGTGATGCTGCACAGCCTTCCTTTCAAAACTGTTGtaagtcataaaaaaaatattaaatgaatgtaaatcaaGTTTTGGACCATTGTTGCAGTTATTTATCATCACTGAAACATTCAGTTGTGGGATGCAgctaagtacatttacataaGTATTTTATTAATACAGCTCAAAGAAtaggttcacaatgtttcatgtctgtcttaaaacataagtctggtgcccatatgaacacacacatatgaaagaggttttcctcactgtaatcattcctcctgttcatactggcaatTAAAATATCCcatgcaaatgtgttttcaatgtaagtgatgggggccaaagtCCACAGTATATCCACACAGTCAGTCTGATGCATTTAAGTCTTTTGGCATCAAATTCCcactttgtgtttccctgttgacagtgtttccctgttgagctgtggtaacaaaaagagggactttggcactaaaaagactaatgtcgaaagatatttacttgatttgactcttttagacggctgaagcttcatattagcttcagacaaactttaaatgtttgtgGGTTTGTACACATAAAAGCTGTGAAACTCCAGAAACACAAAGCTAAATCAACTTAACTGATTTCACTAAGGTTAATCTGCTGTTAAATCTAGATTTAAGAAATGAATTTAATGGGTGGATGTGGTCACCGCAGTCCATCCATGCAAGGCTGGTCCATTTGCTGAAGAACAGAAGAGGGCATGTAATCCGACCGCACGGTTTAGAAATTCGTTCGCACCGATttacaagttgtttttttttacaatgtgaTCCCAGGAGGGCTCCATAACCTTACACCCAAGTAAAGATCCataaatctaaaaatacatttttatacatgacAGTACAAATTTATGAAAAGGGCTGCGAAGAGTTATTAGAGATCTTTTTTGAAAGGGACGCTGTAATTTCGCAGTGTGAAGTAAGTCATGCATCGCTAGAGGGCGGTAATACACGGACACACCGGAAGTTACCCGCCATTAAacgcaaagaagaagaagggtgGCACTAGTGGCTCTTTATGGTCTTGTACAAAACTGACGTGGTTTGCAAAGTATGCAGTGAAAAGTAAGTCGTAATCATTGTATTATGTGTAAGAAAGTGTATTTTTGCAGTAACGTTAGTAGAGTATAGTTTATACGTTAGTAGTATATTTCTCATCCGTTTCTGTTATGAAAGTACGCGCCTTGCTAGCTGGGGTTGCTAACAATAACAGTGCTCGCTGGTGATGGTTGCGTTTTGTcctcagtgtttttattgtttatttcatcacctgaatgtgtctgtgtgtgtgtgtgtgtgtgtggacaggtAACGTAGGCTGCGTAGTCTTTTCCTGAGCACAATGGCTACTCAGAGAGTGCTCCCCCAAAGCAAAGAGACTTTACTGCAGAGCTACAACAAGAGATTGAAAGATGACATCAAGTCCATCCTGGATAACTTCACCGAAATTATCAAAACTGCGAAGGTACCTGCTTGTCCCTGATAtgaaaggacgggttcacaattgtacaagtctgtcttaaaaaaaacagtcaagtgcccaaattaacattgaaatgtgtttttcgtgtcataatcattcctcctgttcatactgaccattaaaagatcccttcataatgcacttataatgtatGTGATGGGTCCataatccacagtcctccttctgtgcaaaaatgtatttctcaatAAAGAGTATTTCTTATTATcttaagctaatatgaagcttcacctgactgttgtttaagacagatttgaaataTTGTAAACTTATCCTTAACTCCCCGTCTCGTCCTCTTTCTACTCGTTGTTTTCTCGTTGCCCTCCATACATATAAGTTAAGAAATATGGTcccactcttttctctttcttccctcaGATAGAGGATGAGACACAGGTTTCTCGACCAACCCAAGCAGAGCAAGACCATTATGAGATGCATGTACGAGCAGCCAACATTGTAAGTATCGCAAGAATTGGAAGAGCCATTCACATCTGCTTTCAAAGCAACTTAACTCACCTTTTTCTCCTCATCTGCATTGTTGTATCAGGTACGTGCCGGTGAGTCCCTGATGAAGCTGGTTTCAGATCTGAAGCAGTTCCTGATTCTGAATGACTTTCCCTCCGTGAACGACGCCATCAGCCTCCAGAACCAGCAGCTCCGCTCACTGCAGGACGAGTGTGACAAGAAGCTCACCTCGCTCCGCGATGAGATCGCCATCGACCTGTATGAGCTCGAGGAAGAATATTACTCCTCCAGGTACAAGTAGGCTCATACTTGCCCCCATCCCACCGCCCCTCTTTTGTCCCATGCCCAGCACCATGTACTGTCTCACCCTTACCATTCACCACTGAGCCCAGGGAAAGATTTACTTCTGCCAGCATCTAAACCTGACTCCTGACAGGGCTGAATTTATCTCATCTTCATCTGTCAGTCCAAACTGTACATGAGCACAATTCATAAGCCGGGGTTCACTGTAATGTCCAGTAGATTTGCACCATACACGATGGAGCTCACCTCACTAAGTGACGTTACATTGTTTTTGATTCAGTGCCTTGACTGATTTCCTGCTCTATTATTTGTGTCGTAATTGGTCAAAGTAGAGAGAACATAAGCATTAAAGAGGCTGAATATCAGTAGTGTAAATGTTACCAGCTTGAACCACAAGAGGTCAGGATGCATTTTTGGGTGCAGTTTTATTGGCATGGTTGGAAAGCCAGGGCTCTTCTGGAGACAAGGATAAATGTTATAATTCTGAAGAGAAAGCACTGCTGTTGATTTAGGTTTATTTCTAAATGGTGATTCGACTTTTAGCTTCCCACTTTTATCAAGTACTGATGGTACATAGGAGAGATGAATGATTTAATGGAATGAAAGTCATGAGATTACTGCTCTTAGTTTATTTAgtactgaaatattttaaaatttaagtGATAACCAGAGagcatgaaaatgcataaaatcaATATAATAGCTCAATTTTATTAATGGATGACTTACTAGATAGTTGTTAAAGGCCTAGTTTTAAAACATAGAAAGATAGCACCCTTTAAGTGTAAACTatatcagaaaatatattttataaatgcatTATTCATTTAAGATTATATGTGTCTATTTAAGTCATAAATATAATGGTGATGCCCTATATGCTAGATTTTGAGGATAGGTAGATGTTGGGGATAGACTAAAGTTAGACACAGCtgtttgctgttatttattAAAGGTCAAATCTTAAGTTACTAATAGTTTTTCAAGCAGATGTTTTCTGTAAAAGCAgctaaatctttattttttttttactgattccGTCCCTAAGACCACAAGTGACTCAAGCTGTAACCATGTAAGCGGTGTCAATCACACATGCTGTGGTTGTACATTTGTACCAGTTGTTCCAATAGACCCAGAATGATTTAAGAAATAAACTAGAGAGAAAACACTGTAGtggtttgtcttgtttttctgtaagAAAGCTTTGAGAGGTGTCTCTGTCCTGTTTGGAGCATGCTAGGTGTGGGCCTTCTTTCCTCACTGCATTTGCTCTGCTTTCCCCTCCATCAGTGACTAACCCCACCTTTTTTCTGAACTTAAAACTCAACAATTGATCTGTCATACCTCTAAACATTACCAAATTAATGAACAGCCGTTTTATGGCTTGATACACGTTCCAGTTTCCAAGTGCTTTTGCATAACCTCCATGCTTGTCCGTTCTATCGTATGTGTGCTTTTATAAGCTCCtgtatgtgtatgaatgtgcTTAATTCTGACCTGCTGCTCTCGTCTGCTCCTCTTTCTGTGCTGCGCTGATTCTTTGCCTCCTACTGGTTTCCGCTCTGCAAAGCTACAGTCAGTGGGACAGCACTGATCTGCCCCTGTGCGAGGCCTACCGGCAGCGAGACAGCTGGGCCTCCccaggcagcagctgcagctctacCCAGGGAGAGCGAGAGGACGTGGATGGACCTCCCTCACAGGAGACAAACCCTCAACACCACCTCAATGGACACGGGACCACCTCCATAGAAAAACCATGAGGAGGAAACTGGACACTGATTGGAGCACAGAACACTTGTGCTCAGTTTGGACTTCAGCGGTTTGGCTAATTTAGTTTCCattacacactgaaatagtgtTTGACTAGGTCTGCCGCTATTTTGTGTTATAGACCTTGACTCAAATataactgaactgaaactttCAGGCTTTGAGGACTTATTGTATATGAAGATGTATTtcagaaaaagagcaaaattcAGAAGATTGAATGATACTGTAACACTTGTCAGAAGTAACATTCCCCTCAGtctaaaatgaattttaaaatgtgtatacACTGACGGTATATCCAACACtgaagtaaaatacaaaacatttacattttcttttgtacaCATGCTGGACTTTGGTTGAAGTATTGAATAAGAATGTATGAtcttacatttcatttgtaaaagtttttgtttgtaatgttttatttcagttttttttttttttttttaccccaccAAGCACTGATCCAGTTAAAGAACAacacaaatgttttatgtttttaataaagacaGAATTCTACAACTAAAAGTCACAACTTAAAAGTGGAATAAAATGCATGTCTCTTTTATTTCAGAGTTCCTCTCCTTAAACAGGACAACCACTCAGTTAAACATCAATATTATTCCTGTGTTCCTAAACAAATTCTgatcttatttgtttttggctatcataattatgatttcttctctcttttaacATAACACAAAGCAAATGActatcaataatcaataatcactTGGAGATATGTACAATATTTACAAAGTACAACACTGTTATGGGAGTCCTCTCAGTTCTTTGGTTCAACCAGTCTGCAAATTATCCTCATAGCTCATCTGGAGGCTTCACTCCCTAAAAAGATGAATATAATTTCGAGTCAAAAAAACACCCAGCTCCTCAATATCGTCGATTCATCTTCTTGAACTTCTCGTAATGGTAGTCATCAGTAGCCTTTTCATTGTTGGGACGTTTACGGTAGTTAGGTGGTGAGGATGCTGTGGAGAAACAGGAGAAGGCATAAAGACTGATCAGCAACtgttatctttttaaaaaatatgttgcaaacaacagcaactgcCAGACAgaatacaaaaaacacaaatgtcataTACTATAAGAAGAGTGTGACTATGTACGCTCTGCTTACCCTCTGGACCTGGTTTCTCAGTGTCGCCCACACGCAGCGGCCTTGCTTTGGGctcttctctgtgtctgtggtgCCTCTGTGGTGCGTTAACATCCTCGTGATAGACTGAAAGGAGACATTTGTATAGTTAGCCAACCTTTCACAACTCATCACCTTCtactgttttctttatttaaaccACCACATTGACAGAACTCACAGCGGTTGTGTTGGACATAGTTGACGGCGATGTTGGTCGGCACAAATGATGTGCCgttgtcttttttcttgttcctctGTTCTGCCAACAGCTTGGCTTTTGCCTCCTCTGTATGGATAATGTTCTTTATCTTTGCACTGGGAAAGATACAACAGGCTATTAGTAACTGTTACATCCTGTTGTCAGGTAGTCACTGCCATGTCAAAAGGTCTCgcacataataaaaatacatattttcgtgattttaaaaaactaaatacaCAGATCCTTTTGAGATTCTTCTCTACGTACTCAATACCAAGATCAACCTCCGGGATCCCACTCAGCATCTGATTGGATAACATCTCCTCTGTCTTCTTGGCAGAGTTCACTCGGATGCTCTCGGGCAGCTCATACAGGTGGTCCTCTGCATTCTTCACCTTAACTTTTTGTTCCTCAGCTTCCACGAGGcccttcttctttttcagcTCTGTCTCGATGTATTTCATCCTTTGAGGATAGATTTTTGAAAAAACATACAGCTGTGAATATTTATATGAAGCACTAAGTAAGCAGCTGTGTGGGAGTGATCATAACTTGAGTGTATCCTGAATATTAGGgattaaatgtgtgaaatgaaaaagcACGCTTACATGTCTGCATCCTCATCTCTTCTGTTAGTTTCAGCTGAAAAGGAGGTTCCCAGGTTGAGGTCTGTCTCATCTTCTGTCCTGCATGTGGAAACAAAAGGTCATCTTAAGTCAAATCATGtctcatgaaaagacaaatTTTGACATACCAATGCATGCATGATAATTatccacaaaaaacaaaaaaagtagttGGTTTTACTTACATGTCTCTATTCCTATCTTTGACTTTCTTCATGTCTACAACCCCTCCAGTTTTCAGCTTAAAGGGGTCATTCTGaaagaaaagtttatttttgacAATGAGATAAACATAAAGCTAACAAGTTTACCAGACAAACATGTGACTTATTCAAAGAAACTACAACTTGTAATTTGTCACTTACATCAATTTCAGCCTCTGGTGGCAGTTTCTCTCCTACCAACAAGGCGGTAACACtgaacaaaaggaaaatataaacatcaatttacaaccagtggtggaaagtaagtacatttactcaagtactgtactaaagtacaattttgaggtacttgtactttacttgaatatttccatttgatgttactttacacttccactccactacatttcagagggaaatattgtactttctactccactgtgttaatttgacagctttagttacttttcagatgaagatttgacacaatggataatataacaagcttttaaaatacaacacattgttaaagatgaaatcagcggtttccaaccttttgggcttctgatgttttacaaaaagtagtgtgtagtcggggtcacatttcataTGTCTATgattgttaacagctccaccaaatttttccctctaaacttctcacatggtttcatttcaataaatgttcaaatgatccaataattCACCAAagatcaaagattagagaaaaagtccaaaaactggaaacagatttgtgtatcagaactttgttttttccacttccctctccctcccatcaatcatctcacgacccctcagatttatctggtgaccctttggagggacctgacccctaggttgggaaccactagaCTAAACAAggctactgtatataaagtagttcaaattagctccacctcgagcagctacaacagtaacatgctgcttacacactgatgtttcagtattaataatctaatgatgtcatatatgataatatatcagtcacagggaccaaaccactacttttactgcaatacttaaattacattttactgctaatacttatgtacatttaagtgggatttttcatgcatggctttttttacattgctatattggtacttttactaaagtaaaggatcttAATACTTCTTTCGCTGTAAACTACTGAGGTGTGCTCAAAGTTCCGTTGAATTCACGTTACCTGACTCCGCTCTGTCGTTTCCGCAAACTCTGAAGTTCTTTGGCCTCCTCTACTTTTGAtctaaagaaacaagaaataaatatgATGTCCCTAATTAAAAACTACAACTAAAACCAAATGCACAtagttaataaattaataaataagtaGTTGCCGTTTTAAGCGTAAGCCACATTTACACAAAGCGGTTTGCTAGGTTAGCTACtataacatgacaaaacaaagtATTTTACCTGACTTCTTCAGTTGTCTCATCCTCCTCGACATCTGACGAGTCCTTTCTCCTCCTAAAGTTTTTCCCACACGGCATTTTTAATGCAACTTCACTTTACTTCTAtgcttttgtaaaataaaacgGCGCTGGTCTACGATGGCAGACTGTTCGTTATCGAGTGGGGAGAACTTAAGCAAACGCACAATAATAGTGCGTCACTTCCGCTAATGGGACCCGAGGACTTCCGTTCTTGTTTAGGTAACCATAACAAACATGGCGACTTACAGACAGGTCGGCAGGTTGTTGGGTATTTCAGCAAGACTTTCGCGACCGTAAGTTTACATGTTTCTAAGTTGTGAGAGTGCCATGTCCTCTCACTTTGCTCGTATTGATGTATTGGCTTCATAAGTACCGGCTGACGTTAACTATTAACGACTAACTGGCTAAGTCACGCAGTGACGCAGC
Protein-coding regions in this window:
- the med22 gene encoding mediator of RNA polymerase II transcription subunit 22 isoform X1, translated to MATQRVLPQSKETLLQSYNKRLKDDIKSILDNFTEIIKTAKIEDETQVSRPTQAEQDHYEMHVRAANIVRAGESLMKLVSDLKQFLILNDFPSVNDAISLQNQQLRSLQDECDKKLTSLRDEIAIDLYELEEEYYSSSYSQWDSTDLPLCEAYRQRDSWASPGSSCSSTQGEREDVDGPPSQETNPQHHLNGHGTTSIEKP
- the med22 gene encoding mediator of RNA polymerase II transcription subunit 22 isoform X2 → MATQRVLPQSKETLLQSYNKRLKDDIKSILDNFTEIIKTAKIEDETQVSRPTQAEQDHYEMHVRAANIVRAGESLMKLVSDLKQFLILNDFPSVNDAISLQNQQLRSLQDECDKKLTSLRDEIAIDLYELEEEYYSSRYK
- the c2h9orf78 gene encoding splicing factor C9orf78 homolog, yielding MPCGKNFRRRKDSSDVEEDETTEEVRSKVEEAKELQSLRKRQSGVSVTALLVGEKLPPEAEIDNDPFKLKTGGVVDMKKVKDRNRDMTEDETDLNLGTSFSAETNRRDEDADMMKYIETELKKKKGLVEAEEQKVKVKNAEDHLYELPESIRVNSAKKTEEMLSNQMLSGIPEVDLGIDAKIKNIIHTEEAKAKLLAEQRNKKKDNGTSFVPTNIAVNYVQHNRFYHEDVNAPQRHHRHREEPKARPLRVGDTEKPGPEASSPPNYRKRPNNEKATDDYHYEKFKKMNRRY